The DNA segment CGCCGCGGGTGCCGTCGCCGCGCTCGGGCGGCCGGGCGGCCTCCCGTACGGCGTTGGCAAGCGCTTCCAGGTCGTCGCCGCTGGGGCGGCTGGGCGCGGAGGGGTCGGAGAGCCGGACGACTTCCCAGCCCCGTGGCGCGGTCAGCCGCTCGCTGTGCTCGGCACAGAGGTCGTAGCAGTGGGGCTCGGCGTAGGTGGCGAGCGGGCCGAGGACCGCAGTCGAGTCGGCATAGACGTACGTCAGTGTCGCGACGGCAGGGCGGCCGCACGCGGTGCGCGAACAGCGACGTACAGGGCTCACGATGTTGGACGGTACCGCACTCTTGAGCGGGCTGCGACGACTCTCCCCCGGCTCACCCCTCCGTGTCGCCCTGTGACGTC comes from the Streptomyces sp. NBC_00525 genome and includes:
- a CDS encoding DUF3499 domain-containing protein; this encodes MSPVRRCSRTACGRPAVATLTYVYADSTAVLGPLATYAEPHCYDLCAEHSERLTAPRGWEVVRLSDPSAPSRPSGDDLEALANAVREAARPPERGDGTRGGGPRTADPMEVARRGHLRVLRSPDS